A window from Bombus pascuorum chromosome 12, iyBomPasc1.1, whole genome shotgun sequence encodes these proteins:
- the LOC132912839 gene encoding A disintegrin and metalloproteinase with thrombospondin motifs adt-2, whose amino-acid sequence MYLNLNFITCTMAFVLETVLLLLFRLAYARNMQDIEIVLLPLWNAEDSAEMPLSFKAFDQSVELMLHRNDKITAPQFKVWKYSDTDIMEELELSKPISCHYLHRDDLSSAAVSFCGERGVHGLIFLKNTTLEITPLQSQDISFFHDHYIRRRSEMLGEPHIVKRTYSSFTFFEDDSDYSTQLHNYLTDGNEIREPLENVNRNNINDALTLELALFFDETGYNIFSPFFDKNDEKIIDMLLAYINGVQAIYHHPSLGTAIDISLVRLEIMQKQPRVLPHHDGERGKLLDSFCNYAMKENPEDESHPNHWDMGLYVSGLDFYVVEAGQKNSATMGLAVVGGLCIKQYSCVIAELGVTNQFGKPFPSAGFTSVYIAAHEIGHNLGMHHDSTGNTCPKDGYIMSPSRGINGETAWSECSRDVVQKLPYTKPCLKDRPSSPVNSRLDHSKFFNLPGREWTAKRQCEVLLRDKDATVATLYKVCESLQCKTPHRNGYYFAGPALDGTYCAPGKECRGGECKNALQMNPGFIQQGGWSEWKTGSCKSGCLMKSTGAQTRRRYCDRPMPKNTETGCQGLHYDVVLCKDDNLCKKKRKSMSEFAALRCGEFSERLPELDAKGGGLQAPHEPERPWMACAIFCRRKDIASYYTPRVELNDLGLDPYFPDGTWCHVEEGQNYFCRQHHCLPESIRFDKTLQNDRQRNNDIEFGPQNAHAGRLRLDNQVIKYLSLGPDGLPLLTSLSYGIGFPPDEDEWIDKDYVELMKPTEETSFESSYRIRE is encoded by the exons ATGTACTTGAACTTGAATTTTATAACGTGCACCATGGCCTTCGTATTAGAAACTGTTCTACTGCTTTTATTCCGATTAGCTTACGCTCGAAACATGCAGGacattgaaattgttttattaccaTTATGGAATGCGGAAGATAGCGCAGAG ATGCCTCTAAGCTTCAAAGCGTTCGATCAATCGGTTGAACTAATGTTACACAGAAACGATAAAATCACAGCACCTCAATTTAAAGTTTGGAAGTACAGCGATACAGATATCATGGAAGAGTTAGAGCTTAGTAAACCAATCTCGTGTCATTACCTTCATCGAGATGATCTTAGTTCCGCGGCAGTGAGTTTTTGTGGAGAGCGTGGTGTG CATGGTCTCATTTTTCTAAAGAACACCACATTAGAGATTACACCGCTTCAGAGTCAGGATATCTCATTTTTCCATGATCATTACATACGACGACGTTCAGAAATGTTGGGAGAGCCTCATATCGTCAAAAGAACTTACAGTTCCTTCACGTTTTTCGAAGATGATTCAGATTATTCTACTCAActtcataattatttaacagaTGGAAATGAGATCAGAGAACCACTTGAAAATGTCAACAGAAATAACATAAACGATGCTTTGACATTAGAATTGGCATTGTTCTTTGACGAGACTGGCTACAATATCTTTTCAccattttttgataaaaacgaCGAGAAAATCATCGACATGCTATTAGCTTACATAAACGGTGTACAGGCAATTTATCATCATCCGAGTTTAGGAACTGCAATCGATATTTCCCTCGTTAGATTGGAGATTATGCAAAAACAGCCACGTGTTCTACCGCATCACGATGGCGAACGAGGAAAATTATTGGATTCTTTTTGCAATTACGCGATGAAGGAGAATCCGGAGGATGAATCTCATCCTAATCATTGGGACATGGGTTTGTACGTTTCTGGTTTGGATTTCTATGTTGTGGAGGCTGGGCAAAAAAATAGTGCCACTATGGGTCTGGCAGTAGTAGGTGGATTGTGCATCAAACAATATTCTTGCGTTATTGCTGAGTTAGGCGTGACGAATcaatttggaaaaccatttcCATCGGCAGGGTTCACGTCTGTTTATATAGCAGCTCATGAAATCGGACATAA TTTAGGGATGCATCACGATTCGACTGGAAACACGTGTCCTAAGGATGGCTATATAATGTCTCCTAGTAGAGGTATCAACGGCGAGACCGCTTGGTCAGAATGCAGTCGCGATGTGGTTCAAAAGCTTCCATATACGAAACCCTGTCTGAAAGACAGGCCATCTTCACCTGTAAACAGTCGATTGGATCACAGCAAGTTCTTCAATCTACCAGGCAGAGAATGGACCGCTAAAAGACAATGTGAAGTGCTGCTCCGTGATAAAGACGCTACTGTAGCCACGTTGTATAAAGTCTGCGAGTCGCTACAGTGTAAGACTCCGCATAGAAACGGATACTATTTCGCTGGACCTGCTCTAGATGGAACTTACTGTGCACCAGGCAAAGAGTGCCGCGGTGGTGAATGTAAAAACGCCCTACAAATGAACCCCGGTTTTATTCAACAGGGTGGATGGAGTGAATGGAAAACAGGATCCTGTAAAAGTGGATGCCTGATGAAATCGACCGGCGCTCAAACTAGACGACGATACTGCGACAGGCCAATGCCAAAGAACACAGAAACCGGTTGCCAAGGATTGCACTATGACGTAGTTCTTTGCAAAGACGATAATCTATGCAAGAAGAAGCGCAAGAGTATGAGCGAGTTCGCGGCACTGAGGTGCGGAGAGTTCAGCGAAAGATTGCCAGAATTGGATGCGAAGGGTGGTGGGCTACAAGCGCCGCACGAACCCGAAAGGCCATGGATGGCCTGCGCTATATTCTGTCGGCGAAAAGACATAGCATCTTATTACACGCCGCGCGTGGAATTAAACGACCTTGGCCTTGACCCATACTTTCCAGATGGGACATGGTGTCATGTCGAGGAgggacaaaattatttttgtcgcCAGCACCACTGTCTGCCAGAGAGTATTCGTTTCGATAAAACGCTGCAAAATGATCGGCAGAGGAACAACGACATTGAATTCGGCCCTCAAAATGCACACGCCGGAAGGCTTCGTCTTGACAATCAGGTGATTAAGTATTTGAGCTTGGGCCCCGACGGGTTGCCCCTCTTGACTTCCCTGTCGTACGGTATTGGGTTTCCGCCAGACGAGGACGAGTGGATCGATAAAGATTACGTAGAACTGATGAAACCAACGGAGGAAACTTCCTTTGAGTCATCGTATCGGATAAGAgaataa